A window from uncultured Desulfobacter sp. encodes these proteins:
- the atpE gene encoding ATP synthase F0 subunit C, producing MEFLVGSVWAAGFAIGIAAFGCGIGQGLGLNGAMSGISRNPEAAGKIQVNMLIGLALIESLCIYALVVAMILLFVHPAIAPAVAALAGH from the coding sequence ATGGAATTTCTCGTAGGTAGTGTCTGGGCAGCAGGTTTTGCCATCGGTATCGCTGCATTTGGTTGCGGCATTGGTCAGGGTCTTGGTTTGAATGGTGCTATGTCTGGTATCTCCAGAAACCCTGAAGCAGCTGGTAAAATCCAGGTGAACATGCTGATCGGTCTTGCTCTGATCGAATCTCTTTGTATCTATGCATTGGTTGTTGCGATGATCCTTCTGTTCGTTCATCCTGCAATTGCTCCTGCTGTTGCTGCACTTGCCGGACATTAA
- a CDS encoding polyphenol oxidase family protein — MAALDPFTFAHLNTFPKLVHGVFSRNGGYSEGPFLGLNVGLNTGDDPDIVNQNRALLLSSMGLSRGLFLHQDHGTGIAVIKSEKDAADRVWNGQGAASSKIFNADAAVTNLKGLGLVIQVADCQAVVLYDPKKEVIANVHSGWRGSVANILGQCVDTMVTQFGCSAETIRAGISPSLGPCCAQFINFKREIPEKLWQYKEKARPYFDFWKISRDQLGAHGVLDENIETMGLCTRCRTDLFYSFRANKVTGRFATVIALKHEG; from the coding sequence ATGGCGGCGCTTGACCCGTTCACCTTTGCCCATCTGAATACATTTCCAAAATTGGTTCACGGCGTTTTCTCCAGGAATGGCGGCTACAGCGAAGGTCCGTTTCTTGGATTGAATGTTGGATTGAACACCGGAGATGATCCGGATATTGTAAACCAGAACAGGGCGTTACTGCTTTCATCCATGGGTCTGAGCCGGGGGCTGTTTTTGCATCAGGATCACGGCACTGGGATCGCCGTGATTAAATCAGAAAAAGATGCGGCAGACAGGGTGTGGAACGGGCAGGGGGCTGCGTCGTCTAAAATATTTAACGCAGACGCCGCTGTTACAAATCTTAAAGGCCTGGGGCTTGTGATTCAGGTGGCGGACTGCCAGGCTGTTGTGTTGTACGATCCGAAAAAAGAGGTGATAGCCAACGTCCATTCCGGCTGGCGGGGCAGTGTGGCAAATATTTTGGGGCAGTGCGTTGATACCATGGTCACGCAGTTCGGGTGTTCTGCTGAAACGATTCGGGCGGGCATTTCGCCTTCCCTTGGACCCTGTTGTGCGCAATTTATTAATTTTAAACGGGAAATTCCTGAAAAATTGTGGCAATATAAGGAGAAAGCGCGCCCCTATTTTGATTTCTGGAAAATATCCCGGGATCAGCTTGGGGCCCATGGTGTTTTGGATGAAAATATTGAAACCATGGGGCTTTGCACCCGGTGCCGCACGGATCTGTTTTATTCTTTCAGGGCAAACAAGGTTACCGGGCGTTTTGCCACAGTCATCGCACTTAAACATGAAGGATGA
- a CDS encoding AtpZ/AtpI family protein has protein sequence MAEKDKGSTFRELGYFASLGISVALAIVLGLALGYWLDTVFGTKPILLLVGLAFGIAAGFSNIIRAGKKAEKY, from the coding sequence ATGGCAGAGAAAGATAAAGGTAGCACCTTTCGTGAGCTGGGATATTTTGCAAGTCTTGGCATATCCGTGGCTCTGGCAATTGTCCTCGGATTGGCTCTGGGGTACTGGCTTGATACGGTTTTTGGTACAAAACCCATCCTTTTGTTGGTGGGGCTTGCATTCGGCATAGCGGCCGGATTCAGCAACATCATCAGGGCCGGGAAAAAAGCGGAAAAATATTGA
- a CDS encoding 3-deoxy-7-phosphoheptulonate synthase class II: MTNQKEWKKSSWKNYTALQQPKWPDQDALEKVTNDLALLPPLVFAGEIRTLKDLLAKASRGDAFLIQGGDCSEDFSQVTAPTIRETMKVLLQMAVVMAYAGGKPAIKVGRIAGQFAKPRSSDTETIDGVELPSYRGDMVNKNEFTAKARIPNPKYMLKGYYLAASTLNLLRAFTRGGYAALNRVQAWNQEFVAQSPMGRSYDRLAKQIDQAMKFMNTIGIPTDIPQINQTQIFTSHEALLLPYEEAMTRIDSTTGDWYDCSAHMLWIGERTRQVDGAHVEFLRGVLNPIGVKVSADYDIDNIKQLIEVLNPENEPGRLTLITRMGCANIEQKLPALLRETKKEGYNIVWNCDPMHANTFTSASGHKTRDFNEILKEITLFFEIHWSEGTIPGGVHLEMTGKNVTECVGGARNIVSEELHNRYDTTCDPRLNAEQSLEVAFQIADMIKH, translated from the coding sequence ATGACAAATCAAAAAGAATGGAAAAAATCGAGTTGGAAAAATTACACGGCCCTTCAACAGCCCAAGTGGCCGGATCAAGATGCTTTGGAAAAAGTCACTAATGATTTGGCCTTGCTGCCGCCGCTGGTTTTTGCCGGGGAAATCAGAACATTAAAGGATCTGTTGGCCAAGGCGTCAAGAGGGGACGCCTTTTTGATTCAAGGCGGAGACTGTTCCGAAGATTTTTCCCAGGTGACGGCACCCACCATCAGGGAAACCATGAAAGTGTTGCTGCAGATGGCCGTTGTTATGGCCTATGCCGGCGGAAAACCGGCCATAAAAGTGGGCCGGATTGCCGGACAGTTTGCCAAGCCCCGTTCGTCGGATACCGAAACTATAGATGGTGTTGAACTGCCGTCATACCGGGGAGATATGGTCAATAAAAATGAATTCACAGCCAAAGCACGTATCCCGAACCCCAAATACATGCTTAAAGGATATTATTTGGCCGCCTCAACCCTGAATCTGTTGCGGGCATTTACCCGGGGCGGGTATGCAGCCTTGAACCGGGTTCAGGCATGGAACCAGGAGTTTGTGGCGCAGTCCCCCATGGGGCGTTCCTATGACCGTCTGGCCAAACAGATTGACCAGGCCATGAAATTTATGAATACCATCGGGATTCCCACCGATATCCCCCAGATCAATCAAACCCAGATTTTTACCTCCCACGAAGCGCTTTTGCTGCCCTACGAAGAGGCTATGACCCGGATTGATTCCACCACCGGGGACTGGTATGATTGCTCTGCGCATATGCTGTGGATCGGCGAGAGAACCCGGCAGGTGGACGGTGCCCATGTCGAATTTTTAAGGGGGGTGCTCAATCCCATCGGGGTAAAAGTCAGTGCCGATTATGATATCGATAATATCAAGCAACTCATTGAGGTGTTGAACCCTGAAAACGAACCCGGAAGATTGACCCTGATTACCCGAATGGGATGTGCAAATATTGAACAAAAATTGCCTGCGCTGCTTCGGGAAACCAAAAAAGAGGGGTACAATATTGTATGGAACTGCGATCCCATGCATGCCAATACATTTACCTCTGCATCCGGACACAAAACCCGGGATTTTAATGAGATTTTAAAAGAGATTACCCTGTTTTTTGAAATTCACTGGTCCGAAGGCACCATTCCCGGAGGCGTTCATCTTGAAATGACGGGTAAGAATGTGACCGAATGTGTGGGCGGTGCCAGGAATATTGTCAGTGAAGAACTTCACAATCGGTATGATACCACCTGTGACCCGAGGCTCAATGCGGAACAGAGTCTGGAGGTGGCGTTCCAAATCGCGGATATGATTAAACATTAA
- a CDS encoding AAA family ATPase produces MIITCPKCARKHKVNPDALKPFADAGKKNIMASCKSCKYKFPVSLTSLLASDEKPIDLKRPLGSVARKICITLSKGGVGKTTTSVNLGAGLALAGYKVLLVDTDTQGQSSYILGKKPGAGLTELLTRELAISDCLTEARKNLWLLSGGKSLAGVKRIIDKKSFGAEFTLSEALNPLDDQFDFILIDTSPGWDQLIVNVLFYSNEVLVPVALEAMPLHGMAEFIKSLGAIQKYKSEIQLKYIVPTFLDLRIKGPKELYDQLKKLYPRQLCKPIRYNENLADAPSFGKTIFEFAPGSTASEDYRSLVRTVSGNEFALLK; encoded by the coding sequence GTGATTATTACCTGTCCAAAATGTGCCAGAAAACATAAAGTTAATCCTGATGCCTTGAAACCTTTTGCAGATGCCGGCAAAAAAAATATCATGGCCAGTTGCAAATCATGCAAATATAAATTCCCCGTATCCCTTACCAGCCTTCTGGCTTCGGATGAAAAACCAATCGATCTGAAACGGCCATTGGGATCTGTTGCCAGAAAAATATGTATTACCCTGAGCAAAGGCGGCGTAGGCAAAACCACCACCAGCGTGAATCTTGGTGCCGGTCTTGCGCTTGCCGGATATAAAGTCCTTTTGGTCGATACCGATACCCAGGGCCAGTCCTCATATATTCTTGGCAAAAAACCGGGGGCTGGATTAACGGAACTGTTAACCCGGGAACTTGCGATTTCAGACTGCCTGACAGAGGCCCGGAAGAATCTGTGGCTGCTTTCGGGTGGAAAATCTCTGGCAGGCGTTAAGCGTATTATTGACAAAAAAAGCTTTGGGGCAGAGTTTACATTGTCCGAAGCTTTGAATCCTTTGGATGATCAGTTTGACTTTATTTTGATTGATACATCCCCGGGCTGGGATCAGTTGATCGTTAATGTCCTTTTTTATTCCAATGAAGTGCTGGTACCTGTGGCGCTGGAAGCCATGCCTTTGCATGGGATGGCCGAATTTATCAAAAGTCTGGGTGCCATACAAAAGTACAAGAGTGAAATTCAGCTAAAATATATTGTACCTACCTTCCTCGACCTGCGGATCAAGGGCCCTAAAGAGCTCTATGATCAGCTTAAAAAATTGTATCCCCGGCAATTATGCAAGCCCATTCGATATAACGAGAATCTGGCCGATGCACCTTCATTTGGGAAAACCATATTTGAATTTGCACCAGGCTCAACCGCCTCCGAAGACTACAGGAGTCTGGTTCGTACTGTGTCCGGGAATGAATTTGCTCTTCTCAAATAA
- the rfaE2 gene encoding D-glycero-beta-D-manno-heptose 1-phosphate adenylyltransferase, producing MVKKIVTLDEMCSLSEEYKSLGQTVVFTNGCFDILHAGHVAYLEKAKSLGDVLVLGLNSDLSVRQIKGDLRPVICQAQRARVVAALGCVDHVVLFDAPDPEELIRSISPQVLVKGADWPEDKIVGAQFVKDGGGRVARVAFEEDISTSKIIERIGQRFYGGA from the coding sequence ATGGTCAAAAAAATTGTTACGCTGGATGAGATGTGCAGTCTGTCCGAGGAATATAAATCCCTTGGTCAAACCGTTGTGTTTACCAACGGCTGTTTTGACATTCTGCATGCAGGGCATGTGGCCTACCTTGAAAAAGCAAAATCACTGGGGGATGTGTTGGTGCTGGGGTTGAATTCTGATCTGTCCGTGAGGCAGATTAAAGGAGACCTGCGGCCGGTAATCTGCCAGGCTCAGCGGGCCCGGGTGGTGGCGGCACTGGGTTGTGTGGATCATGTGGTGCTGTTCGATGCCCCTGATCCGGAGGAACTGATCCGGAGCATTTCGCCTCAGGTGCTGGTCAAGGGGGCGGACTGGCCCGAGGATAAAATTGTTGGTGCACAGTTTGTCAAAGACGGCGGCGGGCGTGTGGCGCGCGTGGCGTTTGAGGAAGATATCTCCACATCAAAAATTATTGAACGCATTGGACAACGATTTTATGGCGGCGCTTGA
- a CDS encoding carbon-nitrogen family hydrolase, which yields MTRKTQLKAGAAQFDVKDGDVRGNLGVALGYLEQLADQGACIGVCPEFFLTGFDNENMVRLMPDVKEGIRRLAEFARKRAMAVVGSAPEQEGDRIFNTLYFIDRDGEIRARYRKLHLFPLTGEDLYYAPGDEMVTADTSLGRVGAMICYDLRFPELARRLFLDGARLFVICAQWPLTRVAHWQKLIQARAIENQAWFVCCNRTGKDPNGLVFPGSSMIVDPNGSVLAQGDDQSGVIMADIDMDLVDRVRQTIPVGQDRRGDIYG from the coding sequence ATGACCAGAAAAACACAGCTTAAGGCCGGTGCCGCACAGTTTGATGTCAAAGATGGTGATGTCCGGGGCAATCTTGGTGTTGCCCTCGGGTATTTGGAACAACTGGCGGATCAGGGTGCATGCATAGGGGTCTGCCCGGAGTTTTTTTTAACCGGGTTTGATAATGAAAACATGGTCCGGCTGATGCCGGATGTTAAAGAAGGTATCCGCCGTCTGGCTGAATTTGCCCGCAAGCGCGCCATGGCTGTTGTCGGAAGTGCGCCCGAGCAAGAGGGCGACCGGATATTCAATACCCTCTATTTCATTGACAGGGACGGTGAGATCCGGGCTCGGTATCGCAAACTGCATCTGTTTCCCCTGACCGGTGAAGATCTTTACTATGCGCCGGGCGATGAAATGGTGACGGCCGATACCAGTCTGGGACGCGTGGGGGCAATGATCTGCTATGATCTGCGATTTCCCGAGCTTGCCCGTCGCCTGTTCCTTGACGGGGCGCGGCTGTTTGTGATCTGTGCCCAGTGGCCCTTGACCCGGGTGGCGCACTGGCAGAAATTAATCCAGGCCCGGGCCATTGAAAACCAGGCCTGGTTTGTCTGCTGCAACCGTACGGGGAAAGATCCCAACGGGCTTGTTTTTCCAGGCAGTTCCATGATCGTTGATCCCAATGGGTCTGTGCTGGCGCAAGGGGATGATCAATCGGGTGTCATCATGGCTGACATTGACATGGACCTGGTTGATCGGGTGCGGCAGACCATTCCGGTTGGACAGGACCGCAGGGGGGATATTTACGGTTAA
- a CDS encoding EAL domain-containing protein: MTKKSYKFKPLRDKIVSALIVLEKLPFFIVIQRSLAIVLPLIMVGAFSLSIRYFPFAPVISILDKHVGMQWTHAMDNLISGTMGIVSLAVLCTFSGVMTMFANQTRRGTFISPVMSIVVVMSCFFVIFTPADNASWESVFSIGKGLLPTLCVAIAGCTLFLRLSRFKFLRWSLGAVGHDPVVRDILTVLPAGVLTIVSAALLRGILNFMDITDVHAAIRNLLFLPFTDVKNGLGFGLSYTALSQFFWLFGAHGPNLLFAVEENILVPAIHANNLAISQGLNPDLIFTKTFFDMFTRMGGSGSTLCLIAAVLLRSKDKGIRKLCEFAAVPAFCNVNEPLLFGIPLVLNPVYIIPFIITPLLQTIIGYGATVLGFLPFTTEIINWTTPIFISGYVASGNLSGAVVQGVNFAIGVACYVPFVILADHLREIRGERMLATLKNAALNQELRSKTNGILDLPGEEGRFAKAIADDLKSAVKQTEQIYMVYQPQIAECGQFVSGVEALLRWKHPIYGEISPELTVTIAEELGIMNHLGLLIFSKGCQQRAAWKGIVEDRFSMAVNIVPQQLTDPNFQKNIFEIIKQNGLTPETMELEITESNILEPDENTLKTLQRLRHKGIRIAIDDFGMGHTSFRYLHSFPVSKIKIDRSLTIEDARKINDEIIKSVLELGKTLKISTIIEGVETQEQLARFINMGCANFQGYFFSRPLTAENCIAFIRDYSVNPQIA, encoded by the coding sequence ATGACCAAAAAAAGCTACAAGTTTAAACCCTTACGGGACAAAATTGTAAGTGCTTTAATCGTACTGGAAAAGCTGCCGTTTTTCATAGTGATCCAGCGAAGCCTTGCCATTGTTCTACCTTTGATTATGGTAGGCGCCTTTTCTTTATCCATCAGGTATTTTCCTTTTGCTCCTGTTATTTCCATACTTGACAAACACGTTGGCATGCAGTGGACCCACGCCATGGACAATCTGATATCCGGAACCATGGGGATTGTTTCACTGGCTGTGCTATGCACGTTCAGCGGGGTCATGACAATGTTTGCCAACCAGACAAGGCGGGGAACCTTTATCAGTCCTGTGATGTCTATTGTGGTTGTCATGTCGTGTTTTTTTGTAATTTTCACACCTGCTGATAATGCCTCCTGGGAGAGTGTTTTTTCAATAGGTAAGGGGCTTTTGCCCACCTTATGCGTCGCGATTGCCGGATGCACTCTTTTTCTGCGCCTTTCACGGTTTAAATTTTTGCGATGGTCTCTGGGCGCTGTCGGTCACGACCCGGTTGTCAGAGATATTTTAACAGTCCTCCCGGCAGGTGTATTGACTATTGTCAGCGCGGCCCTGCTCCGGGGCATCCTAAACTTTATGGATATTACAGATGTGCACGCTGCAATCCGAAATTTGTTATTTTTGCCGTTTACGGATGTAAAGAACGGTTTAGGATTCGGCCTTAGCTATACCGCTTTGTCCCAATTTTTCTGGCTGTTTGGCGCACATGGCCCCAATCTTTTATTTGCTGTTGAAGAAAATATTCTGGTACCTGCAATTCATGCCAATAACCTGGCGATAAGTCAGGGGCTTAACCCCGATTTAATTTTCACCAAAACATTTTTTGATATGTTCACGCGAATGGGCGGGTCCGGCTCGACGTTGTGTCTTATTGCCGCAGTACTTTTAAGAAGCAAAGACAAAGGAATCCGTAAACTTTGTGAGTTTGCAGCCGTTCCTGCGTTTTGTAACGTGAATGAACCTTTGCTTTTTGGTATCCCACTGGTACTAAATCCGGTTTATATTATACCGTTTATCATTACCCCTTTATTGCAGACGATAATCGGTTATGGTGCAACCGTGTTAGGATTTCTCCCCTTTACAACGGAAATCATCAACTGGACGACACCCATTTTTATAAGCGGGTATGTCGCCAGCGGTAACCTTTCAGGTGCTGTGGTTCAGGGAGTTAATTTTGCTATTGGCGTTGCATGCTACGTACCTTTTGTCATTCTGGCTGATCATCTGCGTGAGATTAGAGGCGAAAGGATGCTGGCAACGCTTAAAAACGCAGCACTCAACCAGGAATTAAGATCAAAAACTAACGGGATATTAGACCTGCCGGGAGAGGAGGGGCGCTTCGCCAAGGCGATAGCCGATGATCTGAAATCTGCGGTAAAGCAAACAGAACAAATATATATGGTTTACCAACCTCAAATTGCAGAATGCGGACAATTTGTATCAGGCGTAGAAGCGCTGCTGCGCTGGAAACACCCGATATATGGTGAAATTTCACCGGAATTAACAGTCACAATAGCAGAAGAACTGGGGATCATGAACCACCTGGGCCTCTTAATATTCTCAAAAGGATGCCAGCAGCGTGCGGCCTGGAAAGGGATCGTGGAGGATCGTTTTTCAATGGCTGTCAATATTGTTCCCCAGCAGCTGACAGACCCTAATTTTCAAAAAAATATTTTTGAAATTATCAAACAAAATGGGCTGACACCGGAAACGATGGAACTTGAAATCACGGAATCGAACATACTGGAACCTGACGAAAATACATTAAAAACCCTTCAAAGGCTGCGCCATAAAGGAATTAGAATCGCAATTGATGATTTTGGCATGGGGCACACTTCTTTTCGTTATTTGCATTCATTTCCGGTAAGCAAAATTAAGATTGACCGTTCATTAACCATCGAAGATGCACGAAAAATAAATGATGAAATCATCAAAAGCGTATTGGAATTAGGCAAAACGCTGAAAATTTCGACCATTATTGAGGGGGTTGAAACCCAAGAGCAGTTAGCACGTTTTATCAATATGGGGTGTGCCAATTTTCAAGGATACTTTTTTAGCCGCCCGCTCACTGCTGAAAATTGCATAGCATTTATTCGGGATTATTCAGTGAACCCCCAAATTGCATAA
- the selD gene encoding selenide, water dikinase SelD, translating into MDQQEKVFLTRTVKAAGUAAKLDPGALDKIVSKLKIPSHPDLIIGLEHPDDAGVFRLSDETAIVQTLDFLTPVADDPYDFGQIAAANSLSDVYAMGGTPITVMNIVCFPSCNLNAGILPRILEGGLDKIKESGAALVGGHSVDDPEIKYGLSVTGIVHPDKVWANSRAKTGDAVILTKPIGTGIISTAIKGGLASEEQIRQAVKNMSTLNKYAAQIAKDFEVHACTDVTGFGLGGHLIEAAKGAGVIIEVHTEKVGVLDGVMDFAAMGLFPAGAYKNKSFFEPQTRVAEGTDRVRSDLMFDPQTSGGLLLFMPLEQAVQCADIMEKKDIPARLIGRVKGPYTNGFLDIM; encoded by the coding sequence ATGGATCAACAGGAAAAGGTTTTTTTAACCCGCACGGTAAAGGCAGCCGGTTGAGCGGCTAAACTGGATCCAGGGGCCCTGGATAAAATCGTGTCAAAACTTAAAATACCGTCCCATCCGGATTTGATCATCGGGCTTGAACACCCGGATGATGCCGGTGTGTTCCGCCTGTCCGATGAGACGGCCATTGTACAAACCCTTGATTTTTTGACGCCTGTGGCAGATGACCCTTATGATTTCGGTCAGATCGCCGCGGCCAATTCATTGTCCGATGTCTATGCCATGGGCGGTACGCCCATTACGGTGATGAATATTGTCTGTTTTCCGTCGTGCAATCTCAACGCAGGCATTCTTCCCCGGATTCTTGAAGGCGGGCTTGATAAAATCAAGGAGTCGGGGGCAGCCCTTGTGGGCGGCCATTCCGTGGATGATCCTGAGATCAAGTACGGGTTGTCGGTGACCGGCATCGTGCACCCGGACAAAGTCTGGGCCAACAGCCGGGCAAAAACGGGGGATGCCGTTATTTTGACAAAACCCATCGGCACCGGCATTATCTCCACAGCGATCAAAGGCGGACTTGCTTCCGAAGAACAGATTCGGCAGGCCGTAAAAAACATGTCCACCTTGAATAAATATGCGGCGCAGATTGCAAAGGATTTCGAGGTGCATGCCTGCACCGATGTCACAGGCTTTGGTCTTGGCGGCCATTTGATTGAAGCCGCCAAAGGGGCCGGGGTAATCATTGAAGTGCATACGGAAAAGGTCGGTGTGCTCGACGGGGTGATGGACTTTGCCGCCATGGGCCTGTTTCCGGCAGGTGCCTATAAGAATAAAAGCTTTTTTGAACCCCAGACCCGTGTGGCCGAGGGTACAGACCGGGTGCGAAGTGATTTAATGTTCGACCCCCAGACCTCCGGCGGGCTTTTGCTTTTTATGCCCTTGGAACAGGCTGTGCAATGTGCGGATATTATGGAAAAAAAAGATATTCCAGCGCGTTTGATCGGAAGGGTAAAAGGGCCGTATACCAACGGATTCCTTGATATTATGTAA
- the atpB gene encoding F0F1 ATP synthase subunit A translates to MEHPYLFLTSLFSLFGLEDWAGAHPHVTYMWFAMIILVILGWIGGKSVALVPKTVQNVFEVIISGLEEFMVGITGEEGRESYPLLLTVFLFVLLGNLFGLVPGFYPPTASINTTVALAVIVVAWSHVIGVKKHGAKYIKHFLGPVPALMPLFLVIEIIGHLARVLSLTLRLFGNMMGHELVVGILLMLAGPFLVPLPIMAMGILVSLIQAIVFFLLPTMYIAGAIEEAH, encoded by the coding sequence GTGGAACACCCATATCTATTTCTCACTTCATTATTTAGTTTGTTTGGTCTGGAAGATTGGGCAGGTGCCCATCCTCATGTTACTTACATGTGGTTTGCAATGATTATTCTCGTTATTCTCGGCTGGATCGGCGGCAAAAGCGTTGCCCTCGTACCCAAGACCGTTCAAAATGTTTTTGAGGTAATTATTTCAGGACTTGAAGAGTTCATGGTTGGTATTACCGGCGAAGAGGGAAGAGAGTCCTATCCGCTGTTATTAACTGTTTTCCTGTTTGTTCTTTTAGGTAACCTGTTCGGCCTGGTTCCCGGGTTTTATCCGCCCACCGCATCCATCAACACAACTGTCGCATTGGCCGTCATTGTTGTGGCATGGAGCCATGTAATCGGCGTCAAAAAACACGGTGCAAAATATATTAAACATTTCTTGGGACCCGTACCGGCACTTATGCCGCTGTTCCTTGTTATTGAAATTATCGGACACCTGGCACGCGTTCTTTCCCTCACCTTGCGTCTCTTCGGCAATATGATGGGTCATGAGCTGGTTGTTGGTATCCTTCTGATGCTGGCCGGTCCTTTCCTGGTACCCCTTCCCATCATGGCAATGGGTATCCTGGTCTCTTTGATTCAGGCCATCGTGTTCTTCCTGCTGCCGACCATGTACATCGCCGGCGCCATTGAAGAAGCACATTAA
- a CDS encoding ATP synthase subunit I, with product MEELEKIVNFITRTNWVVFLASSLGALLLASPKMYLGVFLGGLIVTVNFHVLKNTVTKNINQKRVLEKGKSLIGALLVKYYLRFALTAVIIFMLIANHSVHPAGLLIGLSVVVVSTFIAAAIELTKIIFREAV from the coding sequence ATGGAAGAACTTGAGAAAATAGTAAACTTTATCACACGGACCAACTGGGTTGTGTTTCTGGCGTCAAGCCTCGGTGCGCTGCTCCTGGCCTCCCCGAAAATGTACCTCGGGGTTTTTCTGGGCGGTTTGATTGTGACGGTCAATTTTCATGTTCTTAAGAATACAGTGACTAAAAATATAAACCAAAAGCGGGTGCTGGAGAAGGGAAAGTCCCTGATCGGTGCGCTTTTGGTAAAATATTATTTGCGTTTTGCATTGACGGCAGTCATTATTTTTATGCTGATCGCAAACCACAGCGTACATCCGGCAGGGCTTTTGATAGGCCTTTCCGTAGTAGTGGTGAGCACGTTTATAGCGGCGGCAATTGAATTAACCAAGATTATATTCAGGGAGGCGGTTTAA
- a CDS encoding PilZ domain-containing protein, producing the protein MSEDSIEFQPIPGENTEDGQTRHVYRVLVSLADDIRVNFGNNQYVVNNLSVKGVAVNVSSCLELESGQIIDDIGLKIGDFNITGLSAKVIHCSVHDSGSFQFGLQWVNLAADNKKTLDKALDQFKAKALQVKDLFEDPPES; encoded by the coding sequence ATGAGTGAGGATTCCATTGAATTTCAGCCAATACCCGGAGAAAATACCGAGGACGGCCAAACCCGCCATGTGTATCGTGTGTTGGTCTCCCTGGCAGATGATATCCGGGTAAACTTTGGTAACAACCAATATGTAGTAAACAATTTATCCGTTAAAGGCGTTGCTGTGAATGTCAGCTCCTGCCTTGAGTTAGAGTCAGGCCAGATTATTGATGACATCGGGTTAAAAATTGGGGATTTCAACATTACAGGGCTCAGTGCCAAGGTAATTCATTGCTCCGTACATGATTCAGGCAGTTTTCAGTTTGGTTTGCAATGGGTAAATTTGGCCGCTGATAATAAAAAAACATTGGACAAGGCCCTTGATCAGTTCAAAGCAAAGGCCCTGCAAGTTAAAGACCTGTTTGAAGACCCCCCAGAAAGTTAA